A portion of the Candidatus Tectomicrobia bacterium genome contains these proteins:
- a CDS encoding SUMF1/EgtB/PvdO family nonheme iron enzyme, whose translation MRARLVLWMAIALLFAPPAPAAPVDPPAGMILVPAGPFAMGREGGPPDEAPPHTLTLPAFWIDRTLVTQADFARFLNANGSRGPRGERYFDEEDEDARIHRKEGRWAADPGFERHPASEASLRGAAAYCAWAGKRLPSEAEWEKAARGTDGRLYPWGNEPPSPRTSHTARHHGDAAPAGSLPGGASFYGVLDMGAFLSEWTRSARRPYPYRPGDGREAFTLEEEMVLRGGLTLGQRGPRTATHREAMSPRRVRAGHAYVGFRCAREG comes from the coding sequence ATGCGCGCGCGGCTCGTCCTCTGGATGGCGATCGCCCTGCTCTTCGCCCCCCCGGCCCCCGCCGCGCCTGTGGACCCTCCCGCCGGGATGATCCTCGTCCCCGCGGGGCCCTTCGCCATGGGGCGCGAGGGAGGCCCCCCGGACGAGGCCCCGCCCCACACCCTCACCCTCCCCGCCTTCTGGATCGACCGGACCCTCGTCACCCAGGCGGACTTCGCCCGCTTCCTGAACGCGAATGGATCGAGGGGCCCCCGGGGGGAGCGCTACTTCGACGAGGAGGACGAGGACGCGCGCATCCACCGGAAGGAGGGCCGGTGGGCGGCCGACCCGGGCTTCGAGCGCCACCCCGCCTCCGAGGCCAGCCTGAGGGGAGCCGCCGCCTACTGCGCCTGGGCCGGCAAGCGCCTCCCGAGCGAGGCCGAGTGGGAGAAGGCCGCCCGGGGGACGGACGGGAGGCTCTACCCCTGGGGCAATGAACCTCCCTCGCCCCGCACCTCCCACACGGCCCGCCATCATGGGGACGCCGCCCCCGCCGGGAGCCTGCCCGGGGGCGCGAGCTTCTACGGCGTCCTGGACATGGGGGCGTTTCTCTCGGAGTGGACCCGCTCGGCCCGCCGGCCCTACCCCTACCGGCCCGGGGACGGGCGCGAGGCTTTTACGCTGGAGGAGGAGATGGTCCTGCGCGGGGGCCTGACCCTGGGTCAGCGCGGCCCCCGCACCGCCACCCACCGCGAGGCCATGAGCCCCCGGCGCGTCCGCGCGGGCCACGCCTACGTGGGCTTCCGCTGCGCCAGGGAGGGCTAG
- a CDS encoding 4Fe-4S binding protein encodes MPAIIRAGALLAALLLAPALALAHGTVSHIPTDADFGAVVGRYQFLIENKDEIVRSDEPIYVVLRVIDLEKSAPLAGARVLAAPRIPQGFRELPSPNGDRPAPGHGEHGGKTDHASPPPGSFLTWGPDGRPDLSGFSAAPEGTEPGHYLVSLRPVLSGPHLLQVALLLPGGEGRPEVLLTQLPFKVSKPAGLNLRLWVSLGAALLSFVLAGYALRVRHLRPPLETGPFDLLSLPWLARALRSPWWQPVLQAPFLLGFGLIIWLGLVDTPESSRNLATLLMWTLWWAGVIFTFILAGRLWCVMCPIGAVNEWANRWSGASRQLPRRLRTLWPATALFLLLTWADGYWGIVKSPYVTAWVLLAFFAAALLMGALFARRTFCRYVCPIGGVIALYSMAAPVELRAKSARVCREDPDKCCYTGSDLGRGCPMFEFPQRMDSNAYCIYCGECLKTCDRDNLALRFRAFGKDLWAAATRRLDEAFLAVAMVAVAGMAAGHMVAPWHGWMDALTAYLPWGALADHARAEKLTYTLVFSASVVLVPLAVYGAGWLTWRLAGRPGKASPRQLFVRYGYAFLPLGLAMHLAHNLPHLFLEGPLAVPVLQKTVNLFTPWFIGAPDFSPGPWLELPVLQALQTLILLAALLYSLYTACRLSTAQWGAASFSFRGPWPYLALILLFTLANLYLLNLPMDARHG; translated from the coding sequence ATGCCGGCGATCATCCGGGCGGGCGCGCTCCTCGCCGCCCTCCTCCTCGCCCCCGCCCTGGCGCTGGCGCACGGGACCGTCTCCCACATCCCCACGGACGCCGACTTCGGCGCCGTGGTGGGGCGGTACCAGTTCCTCATCGAGAACAAGGACGAGATCGTCCGCTCGGACGAGCCCATCTACGTCGTCCTGCGGGTGATCGACCTGGAGAAGAGCGCCCCCCTCGCCGGGGCGCGCGTCCTGGCCGCCCCGCGCATCCCCCAGGGCTTCCGCGAGCTTCCCTCCCCGAACGGGGACAGGCCCGCCCCGGGCCACGGCGAGCACGGCGGCAAGACCGATCACGCATCCCCCCCGCCGGGGAGCTTCCTCACGTGGGGGCCGGACGGCCGGCCCGACCTGAGCGGCTTCTCCGCCGCGCCGGAGGGCACGGAGCCGGGACACTACCTGGTGAGCCTGCGGCCCGTACTCTCCGGGCCCCACCTCCTCCAGGTGGCGCTCCTCCTGCCGGGCGGGGAGGGCCGGCCGGAGGTGCTCCTCACCCAGCTTCCCTTCAAGGTGAGCAAGCCGGCCGGCCTGAACCTCCGGCTGTGGGTCTCCCTCGGCGCGGCCCTCCTGAGCTTCGTCCTCGCGGGCTACGCGCTCAGGGTGCGCCACCTCCGCCCCCCGCTCGAGACGGGGCCCTTCGACCTCCTCTCGCTCCCCTGGCTCGCGCGGGCGCTCCGCAGCCCCTGGTGGCAGCCCGTCCTCCAGGCGCCCTTCCTCCTGGGCTTCGGGCTCATCATCTGGCTGGGGCTCGTGGACACGCCCGAGTCCTCGCGCAACCTGGCGACCCTCCTGATGTGGACGCTGTGGTGGGCGGGCGTGATCTTCACCTTCATCCTGGCGGGGCGCCTGTGGTGCGTCATGTGCCCCATCGGCGCCGTGAACGAGTGGGCGAACCGCTGGAGCGGAGCCTCGCGCCAGCTCCCCCGCAGGCTCCGCACGCTGTGGCCCGCGACGGCCCTCTTCCTCCTCCTCACCTGGGCGGACGGCTACTGGGGCATCGTGAAGAGCCCCTACGTCACCGCCTGGGTCCTCCTCGCCTTCTTCGCCGCCGCCCTGCTCATGGGGGCGCTCTTCGCCCGGCGCACCTTCTGCCGCTACGTCTGCCCCATCGGCGGGGTCATCGCCCTCTACTCGATGGCGGCCCCCGTCGAGCTGCGCGCCAAGAGCGCCCGGGTCTGTCGCGAGGACCCGGACAAGTGCTGCTACACCGGGAGCGACCTCGGCCGGGGCTGCCCCATGTTCGAGTTCCCCCAGCGGATGGACTCGAACGCCTACTGCATCTACTGCGGGGAGTGCCTGAAGACCTGCGACCGCGATAACCTCGCGCTCCGCTTCCGCGCCTTCGGCAAGGACCTGTGGGCCGCCGCCACCCGGAGGCTCGACGAGGCGTTCCTCGCCGTGGCCATGGTGGCCGTGGCCGGGATGGCCGCCGGGCACATGGTCGCCCCCTGGCACGGCTGGATGGACGCCCTGACCGCCTACCTGCCCTGGGGCGCCCTGGCGGACCACGCCCGGGCCGAGAAGCTCACCTACACCCTCGTGTTCTCGGCCTCGGTGGTCCTCGTCCCCCTCGCCGTCTACGGGGCGGGCTGGCTCACCTGGCGGCTGGCGGGCCGGCCCGGGAAGGCCTCGCCCCGCCAGCTCTTCGTGCGCTACGGCTACGCCTTCCTGCCCCTGGGCCTGGCCATGCACCTCGCGCACAACCTGCCGCACCTCTTCCTGGAGGGGCCGCTCGCCGTCCCCGTCCTCCAGAAGACGGTGAACCTCTTCACCCCCTGGTTCATCGGCGCGCCGGACTTCAGCCCCGGCCCCTGGCTGGAGCTGCCCGTCCTCCAGGCCCTGCAGACCCTCATCCTGCTGGCCGCGCTCCTCTACAGCCTCTACACGGCCTGCCGGCTCTCCACAGCCCAGTGGGGCGCGGCGTCGTTTTCCTTCAGGGGCCCCTGGCCCTATCTCGCCCTCATCCTCCTCTTCACCCTGGCGAATCTCTATCTCTTGAACCTTCCGATGGACGCGAGGCACGGGTAA
- a CDS encoding universal stress protein — MRIFQPRRILVPIDFSPISPGVLQAGVDIAQKWEAEVVALHVARESDYVPHSAYESPFPPLAHDGARTGQLSKFREDTRARLTYQLEDMLRQAGGGRKCKALLLWGEPAKDIIQMAGSGGFDLIVMATHGRTGLNRVFVGSVTEEVLRHAPCPVFAIRIKEGRVVQAGREEEEFALPLV; from the coding sequence ATGAGAATCTTCCAGCCCCGCAGGATCCTCGTGCCAATCGATTTCTCGCCCATCAGCCCGGGCGTGCTCCAGGCGGGCGTGGACATCGCCCAAAAGTGGGAGGCCGAGGTGGTGGCGCTCCATGTGGCGCGGGAGTCCGACTACGTCCCCCACTCCGCCTACGAGTCCCCCTTCCCGCCCCTCGCCCACGACGGCGCGCGGACCGGCCAGCTCAGCAAGTTCCGCGAGGACACCCGGGCCCGCCTCACCTACCAGCTCGAGGACATGCTCCGGCAGGCGGGCGGGGGCCGGAAGTGCAAGGCCCTGCTCCTGTGGGGCGAGCCGGCCAAGGACATCATCCAGATGGCCGGGAGCGGCGGCTTCGACCTCATCGTCATGGCCACCCACGGCCGCACCGGCCTCAACCGCGTGTTCGTGGGCAGCGTGACCGAGGAGGTGCTCCGCCACGCGCCCTGCCCCGTCTTCGCCATCCGCATCAAGGAAGGCCGCGTGGTTCAGGCGGGCCGGGAGGAGGAGGAATTCGCCCTTCCCCTGGTGTAG
- a CDS encoding translation elongation factor-like protein → MTEHRIGRITHYYKRLGVAALELEEPLRVGDRVHIAGHTTDLAQPVETLEIDHRRVLKALPGQSAGVKVYGRVRPGDAVLLEEEDGDEEFLW, encoded by the coding sequence ATGACCGAGCACCGCATCGGAAGGATCACCCACTACTACAAGAGGCTTGGGGTCGCCGCCCTCGAGCTGGAGGAGCCGCTGCGGGTGGGCGACCGGGTGCACATCGCCGGCCACACGACCGACCTGGCCCAGCCCGTCGAAACCCTCGAGATCGACCACCGCCGGGTGCTGAAGGCGCTCCCCGGCCAGAGCGCCGGGGTGAAGGTGTACGGCCGGGTGCGCCCGGGAGACGCCGTCCTCCTCGAGGAAGAAGACGGGGACGAGGAGTTCCTTTGGTAG
- a CDS encoding NTP transferase domain-containing protein: MPPAVEALLQEPKTDPCACPAPEGRAWAILLAGGQGQRLSCLVGRLHADRRPKQFATIIGTRSMLQHTYGRALAHASPDRTLVVITEGQERWALAQLPDVPAENFLIQPRGLDTGPALLFALALLLERDPAATFLSFPTDHFIFPEWGLRRSVARALSALEDAGEEAAILLAARPTGPRGGMGWILPGALVRRSPAPLRRVARFAEKPDPEAARDLLAGGALWNTFIMAGNAGSMHRLIARRHPRAAEGVSLYLGLRRQGAWKRECDRAFGGIEPFNLSSQVLAREPDALLVATLEEAHWSDWGTPEGVWETLHALAWDCRFQARSSGKESIAVRTCRFPQCVTRGNTEGGSQ, translated from the coding sequence ATGCCCCCGGCCGTGGAAGCACTCCTCCAGGAGCCGAAAACCGATCCGTGCGCTTGTCCCGCTCCCGAGGGCCGGGCCTGGGCCATCCTCCTCGCGGGGGGCCAGGGGCAGAGGCTCTCCTGCCTCGTCGGCCGGCTCCACGCGGACCGCCGCCCCAAGCAGTTCGCCACCATCATCGGAACCCGCTCCATGCTCCAGCACACCTACGGCCGGGCGCTCGCCCACGCCTCGCCGGACCGCACCCTCGTCGTCATCACCGAGGGGCAGGAGCGCTGGGCCCTCGCCCAGCTCCCGGACGTCCCGGCCGAGAACTTCCTCATCCAGCCCCGGGGCCTGGACACGGGGCCCGCCCTTCTCTTCGCCCTCGCCCTCCTGCTGGAGCGCGACCCGGCCGCTACCTTCCTGAGCTTTCCCACAGACCACTTCATTTTTCCCGAATGGGGACTGAGGCGCTCCGTCGCGCGGGCGCTCTCGGCCCTCGAGGACGCGGGGGAGGAGGCCGCCATCCTCCTCGCCGCCCGCCCCACGGGGCCGCGCGGCGGCATGGGATGGATCCTCCCCGGGGCTCTGGTGCGGCGGAGCCCCGCCCCCCTGCGCCGCGTCGCCCGCTTCGCGGAGAAGCCGGACCCGGAGGCCGCGCGGGACCTCCTCGCCGGGGGCGCGCTCTGGAACACCTTCATCATGGCCGGGAACGCGGGCTCCATGCACCGCCTGATCGCGAGGCGCCACCCCCGCGCCGCCGAGGGCGTGTCGCTCTATCTGGGGCTTCGCCGGCAGGGCGCGTGGAAGCGGGAGTGCGACCGGGCCTTCGGGGGGATCGAGCCCTTCAACCTCTCCAGCCAGGTGCTCGCCCGGGAGCCGGACGCCCTGCTCGTGGCCACGCTCGAAGAAGCCCACTGGAGCGACTGGGGGACGCCGGAAGGCGTCTGGGAAACGCTGCATGCCCTGGCGTGGGACTGCCGGTTCCAGGCGCGCTCCAGCGGGAAGGAGAGTATCGCCGTCCGGACGTGCCGTTTCCCGCAGTGCGTGACCCGCGGGAATACTGAAGGAGGAAGCCAATGA
- a CDS encoding PAS domain-containing protein yields MLRIRNETFVGLFQEVIDPGIQLLRARYGTWVLLRDPRTSVEFIPARDSSGLPAFPPSISSGRVRELLDMPRPLIGMDKTWGESFLSIPLPLRDWTAGLLYAAEKEGAYRFEGPDIFLGQILVRIMDELVCGNKTTIEIRRCIRFMHEMLNESSVTCITDAARTIVFWSRGAQNFFGYTEREALGQSIVSLLVPPEQQPKFKRGYYPGVHGAIVRGNIARFSSDRLHKDGRRIYASTIIHPFCYEITGIAVCVCFIRFEPAA; encoded by the coding sequence ATGTTAAGAATCCGTAACGAGACTTTCGTCGGGCTCTTTCAGGAAGTCATCGATCCAGGAATTCAGCTCCTGCGCGCCCGTTATGGAACCTGGGTTCTTTTAAGAGATCCCCGCACCTCCGTGGAGTTCATCCCGGCTCGAGATTCCTCGGGCTTGCCCGCTTTCCCTCCATCCATTTCTTCCGGCAGGGTTCGGGAACTGCTCGATATGCCCCGGCCACTCATTGGGATGGATAAGACGTGGGGCGAATCCTTTCTCTCTATCCCGCTCCCTCTGCGCGATTGGACCGCGGGCCTTCTGTACGCCGCGGAGAAGGAGGGTGCATATCGGTTCGAGGGCCCGGATATATTCTTGGGCCAAATCCTCGTGCGGATCATGGATGAGCTGGTCTGCGGAAATAAAACCACCATAGAAATACGCCGGTGCATACGGTTCATGCACGAGATGTTGAACGAAAGCTCCGTCACCTGCATCACGGATGCCGCCCGAACCATCGTCTTCTGGAGCCGGGGAGCCCAGAATTTCTTTGGCTATACGGAACGGGAAGCCCTCGGCCAGTCAATCGTCTCCCTCCTGGTTCCTCCGGAGCAACAGCCAAAGTTCAAGAGAGGGTATTACCCTGGCGTCCATGGCGCCATTGTTCGGGGGAATATTGCGCGCTTCAGCAGCGACCGCCTCCACAAGGATGGGCGGCGGATCTATGCCTCCACCATCATTCATCCCTTCTGTTACGAGATAACCGGCATCGCCGTCTGCGTTTGTTTTATCCGATTCGAGCCCGCTGCGTAA
- a CDS encoding nitronate monooxygenase, with protein sequence MRSPAATALGGTAMIRTPVCDLLGITHPVFLGGMASASSAKLTAAVSEAGGLGTVGATPMGAQELRETCAAIRAATGKPYALNYLVFRLQEEGFAAGLAERPDVMAFAWCRRETPLKPYFDRARDAGSKVMFMAGRVDEARRAAEAGADVIVAQGSEGGGHVGWMGSLPLVPMMVDAVSPVPVLAAGGIADGRGLAAALCLGAQGALIGTRFLATEESPLPQSFKEVIVRSDGHDTVLTEIPDIASGQVWPGAMARAWRNRFIERWAGREWDLRQCRAEAFAAVQEARKHGDPQEASILIGQDAGLIRAVLPAGEVVRRIVEEAEAILSERLPGLVQVSGAGERPAPSAGPAPGERPVQPV encoded by the coding sequence ATGCGGTCGCCGGCCGCGACAGCCCTGGGAGGGACCGCCATGATCCGCACCCCGGTTTGCGATCTGCTGGGCATCACCCACCCCGTCTTCCTCGGCGGGATGGCCTCGGCGAGCTCCGCCAAGCTCACGGCGGCGGTCTCGGAGGCGGGAGGGCTCGGCACGGTCGGCGCCACGCCGATGGGCGCCCAGGAGCTGAGGGAGACCTGCGCCGCCATCCGCGCCGCGACCGGGAAGCCCTACGCCCTCAACTACCTCGTCTTCCGCCTCCAGGAGGAGGGCTTCGCCGCCGGCCTGGCCGAGCGCCCCGACGTCATGGCCTTCGCCTGGTGCCGCCGCGAGACGCCCCTCAAGCCCTACTTCGACCGGGCCCGGGACGCGGGCTCGAAGGTGATGTTCATGGCGGGGCGGGTGGACGAGGCCCGGCGCGCGGCCGAGGCGGGGGCGGACGTGATCGTGGCGCAGGGCTCCGAGGGGGGCGGCCACGTGGGCTGGATGGGCTCGCTGCCCCTCGTCCCCATGATGGTGGACGCCGTCTCGCCCGTGCCCGTGCTCGCGGCCGGGGGGATCGCGGACGGCCGGGGGCTCGCGGCCGCGCTCTGCCTGGGCGCCCAGGGCGCGCTCATCGGCACCCGCTTCCTCGCGACGGAGGAGTCGCCGCTGCCGCAGTCCTTCAAGGAGGTCATCGTGCGCAGCGACGGGCACGACACCGTGCTGACCGAGATCCCCGACATCGCCTCGGGCCAGGTGTGGCCGGGGGCCATGGCCCGGGCCTGGCGCAACCGCTTCATCGAGCGCTGGGCGGGGCGGGAGTGGGACTTGAGGCAGTGCCGGGCCGAGGCCTTCGCCGCGGTCCAGGAGGCCCGCAAGCACGGCGACCCGCAGGAGGCCTCCATCCTGATCGGGCAGGACGCGGGCCTCATCCGCGCCGTCCTGCCGGCGGGGGAGGTGGTGCGGCGCATCGTCGAGGAGGCGGAGGCGATCCTCTCGGAGCGCCTGCCCGGCCTCGTGCAGGTCTCCGGCGCCGGCGAGCGCCCGGCGCCCTCCGCCGGCCCCGCCCCCGGAGAGCGGCCCGTGCAGCCGGTGTGA
- a CDS encoding class I SAM-dependent methyltransferase: MDHHATVREEFARQAVTFGRSSVVAAEGEAERLAWALGEAGRGRVLDLACGPGLISEALGRGAREVVAFDLTPEMLGEARARCERAGLRNVTFRQGRAEALPFAEGEFDGAVTRLSLHHFPDPAPPLREMLRVLKPGGAAVVADFVASEDPGEAALHNALEVLRDPSHVRALPRSELLALVREAGFGIVSESRWEAGREFGEWARIANAPARTAAVRTVMEALARRGAAAGIDLRVEGGEIRFAHRWVMLTLRRP, from the coding sequence ATGGACCACCACGCCACCGTCCGCGAGGAGTTCGCCCGCCAGGCCGTGACCTTCGGCCGGTCCTCCGTCGTGGCGGCGGAGGGCGAGGCCGAGCGCCTGGCCTGGGCCCTGGGGGAGGCGGGGCGGGGGCGCGTGCTGGACCTGGCCTGCGGGCCGGGCCTCATCAGCGAGGCCCTGGGGCGCGGGGCGCGCGAGGTGGTGGCGTTCGACCTCACCCCCGAGATGCTCGGCGAGGCGCGGGCGCGCTGCGAAAGAGCGGGGCTCCGGAACGTCACCTTCCGCCAGGGCCGGGCCGAGGCCCTGCCCTTCGCCGAGGGCGAGTTCGACGGCGCCGTGACGCGCCTCTCGCTCCACCACTTTCCCGACCCGGCTCCGCCCCTGCGCGAGATGCTCCGCGTCCTCAAGCCGGGGGGGGCCGCCGTGGTGGCGGACTTCGTGGCGTCCGAGGACCCGGGGGAGGCCGCCCTCCACAACGCGCTGGAAGTGCTGCGCGATCCCTCCCACGTGCGGGCGCTCCCCCGGAGCGAACTGCTCGCGCTCGTCCGGGAGGCGGGCTTCGGGATCGTCTCGGAATCGAGGTGGGAGGCCGGGCGGGAGTTCGGGGAGTGGGCCCGGATCGCCAACGCCCCCGCCCGCACCGCGGCGGTGCGGACGGTGATGGAGGCCCTGGCCCGGCGGGGCGCCGCGGCCGGGATCGATCTGCGGGTGGAGGGCGGGGAGATCCGCTTCGCCCACCGCTGGGTGATGCTGACGCTGCGGAGACCGTAG
- a CDS encoding amidohydrolase family protein: MARKANPKAAARTGGGGKPPTWDTIMPLPSNPKTGETANDYYILDCEVHVMPENYRRFIKYFPGTKTFEYAHKMCNWWQWVDHRSGKQAAIHPGMDWHIDKIMGDMDRSGVDQITLMRESFIDTSGDSAPFSTNQHVIDAIEKYPDRVIGISNVGPFSKRKIKDVLWELEYLHDNYNFKFTKFYQPEDCPMNDRRLWPVYEMCQAKGIVCYFHTGITIRMGPTRYTQPILLDDVAMDFPDLKIVAYHGGYPYWEDLVMLMWKHPHIYVSYSILLPWLMRAPHRFAHMVGTTLQIAGYNRFVWGSDWPASDPYQAVEAVLKLEIDEELQEKWGYPPITKELKAEFLGLTLARLAGIDPKKNQLDFPGRNQPPKGKTAEGDVTRRIMAKQKKG, from the coding sequence ATGGCGAGAAAGGCGAATCCGAAGGCCGCGGCTCGGACGGGAGGCGGCGGGAAGCCCCCCACCTGGGACACCATCATGCCGCTGCCCTCGAACCCCAAGACGGGCGAGACGGCCAACGACTACTACATCCTCGACTGCGAAGTGCACGTCATGCCCGAGAACTACCGCCGCTTCATCAAGTACTTCCCGGGCACCAAGACCTTCGAGTACGCCCACAAGATGTGCAACTGGTGGCAGTGGGTGGACCACCGCTCCGGCAAGCAGGCGGCCATCCACCCGGGCATGGACTGGCACATCGACAAGATCATGGGCGACATGGACCGCTCGGGGGTGGACCAGATCACCCTGATGCGCGAGTCCTTCATCGACACCTCGGGCGACAGCGCCCCCTTCTCGACCAACCAGCACGTGATCGACGCCATCGAGAAGTACCCCGACCGCGTCATCGGCATCTCGAACGTGGGGCCGTTCTCGAAGAGGAAGATCAAGGACGTGCTCTGGGAGCTCGAGTACCTCCACGACAACTACAACTTCAAGTTCACCAAGTTCTACCAGCCCGAGGACTGCCCCATGAACGATCGCCGGCTCTGGCCCGTCTACGAGATGTGCCAGGCCAAGGGCATCGTCTGCTACTTCCACACCGGCATCACCATCCGCATGGGGCCCACCCGCTATACCCAGCCCATCCTGCTGGACGACGTGGCCATGGACTTCCCGGACCTCAAGATAGTCGCCTACCACGGCGGCTATCCCTACTGGGAAGACCTGGTGATGCTTATGTGGAAGCACCCCCACATCTACGTGAGCTACTCCATCCTCCTGCCCTGGCTCATGCGGGCGCCCCACCGCTTCGCCCACATGGTGGGCACCACCCTTCAGATCGCGGGCTACAACCGCTTCGTCTGGGGGAGCGACTGGCCCGCGTCCGACCCCTACCAGGCGGTCGAGGCCGTCTTGAAGCTCGAGATCGACGAGGAGCTCCAGGAGAAGTGGGGCTACCCGCCCATCACCAAGGAGCTCAAGGCCGAGTTCCTGGGGCTCACCCTGGCGCGCCTCGCGGGCATCGACCCCAAGAAGAACCAGCTCGACTTCCCGGGCCGGAACCAGCCCCCCAAGGGCAAGACCGCCGAGGGCGACGTCACCCGCAGGATCATGGCCAAGCAGAAGAAGGGGTGA
- a CDS encoding type II toxin-antitoxin system RelE/ParE family toxin: MHGHYRVELAESAKRDLKKVSPQTKEDILTAIEELAEEPRPVGCKKVRGADAYRIRVGAYRVIYQIFDVRLLILVVRVGHRREVYRGFG; the protein is encoded by the coding sequence GTGCATGGACATTATAGGGTAGAGCTTGCTGAAAGCGCAAAACGTGATCTCAAGAAGGTATCGCCCCAAACGAAAGAGGACATCCTGACCGCCATTGAAGAGCTGGCGGAGGAGCCCAGGCCCGTTGGGTGCAAGAAGGTGAGAGGTGCTGACGCCTACAGGATTCGAGTCGGCGCCTACCGTGTGATTTACCAGATTTTTGATGTGCGGCTTTTGATCCTTGTTGTACGCGTGGGGCATCGCAGGGAAGTGTATCGGGGGTTCGGATGA
- a CDS encoding type II toxin-antitoxin system Phd/YefM family antitoxin, protein MKKTTFTTVAARNAFSEVINLAAYGKERIALTRRGKTIAYVVPPDDIEALEAIEDRIDAEAARKIVARVAQGKEKTYPLEEVARELGVRLPARKRRKTA, encoded by the coding sequence ATGAAGAAGACGACTTTTACGACGGTCGCGGCGCGGAATGCGTTTTCCGAGGTGATCAACTTGGCCGCTTACGGGAAAGAGAGGATCGCGCTCACCCGGCGCGGCAAGACCATCGCCTACGTCGTGCCGCCGGACGACATAGAGGCATTGGAGGCCATCGAGGACCGCATCGACGCCGAGGCGGCGCGCAAGATCGTGGCGAGGGTGGCCCAGGGCAAAGAGAAGACCTATCCCTTGGAGGAGGTGGCCCGGGAGCTCGGGGTGAGGCTCCCCGCCCGCAAGAGGCGAAAGACGGCGTAA
- a CDS encoding DUF2231 domain-containing protein: MASPGDRSCGARFRGRPVHPILTDFPIVMWTVSVLWDVVSLLWGGTAWALFAFWSIAAGLVMSLPTIAAGLMEYFVMPRRGPASRTAVLHMICMAGATLAFGASLFLRPAAGVSSLPSLLASLIGLVLLGAGGWLGGELVFKFGIGRKE; the protein is encoded by the coding sequence ATGGCTAGCCCCGGGGACCGCTCGTGCGGGGCCCGCTTCCGGGGCCGCCCGGTCCACCCCATCCTGACGGATTTCCCCATCGTCATGTGGACGGTGTCGGTGCTCTGGGACGTGGTCAGCCTGTTGTGGGGAGGCACCGCTTGGGCGCTGTTCGCCTTCTGGAGCATCGCCGCCGGGCTGGTGATGAGCCTGCCCACCATCGCGGCGGGCCTGATGGAGTACTTCGTCATGCCCAGGCGCGGCCCGGCCTCGCGCACCGCCGTCCTGCACATGATCTGCATGGCCGGGGCCACCCTCGCCTTCGGGGCCAGCCTCTTCCTCCGTCCCGCGGCCGGCGTCTCGTCCCTTCCGTCCCTGCTGGCCTCCCTCATCGGGCTCGTCCTCCTCGGCGCGGGCGGCTGGCTCGGGGGCGAGCTCGTCTTCAAGTTCGGGATCGGGCGGAAGGAGTAG
- a CDS encoding SDR family oxidoreductase: protein MILGSSSGFGGAVAARLAREGMNVFGVHLDRKATIPNAERVQEEIKRAGAQAVFFNTNAAGHGERAEVLAQMKAHLGAGAQGAVRVLLHSLAFGTLKPYISDDPAGALTPKQLEMTLDVMANSLVYWTQDLVREGLMGEGGRIFAMTSSGGHRVWPTYGAVSAAKAALESHIRQLAFELASKGISANSVQAGVTDTPALRKIPGNEEMLELAQRMNPHKRLTTPGVVADAIACFSRPGTRWMTGNVIRVDGGEDIAG from the coding sequence TTGATCCTCGGGTCGAGCAGCGGCTTCGGCGGCGCCGTGGCCGCCCGGCTCGCCCGGGAGGGGATGAACGTCTTCGGCGTCCATCTCGACCGCAAGGCCACCATCCCCAACGCCGAGCGCGTCCAGGAGGAGATCAAGAGGGCGGGCGCCCAGGCGGTCTTCTTCAACACGAACGCCGCCGGGCACGGCGAGCGCGCCGAGGTGCTCGCCCAGATGAAGGCCCACCTCGGCGCCGGGGCGCAGGGCGCGGTGCGGGTGCTCTTGCACAGCCTGGCCTTCGGCACCCTCAAGCCCTACATCTCGGACGACCCGGCCGGCGCCCTCACCCCCAAGCAGCTCGAGATGACCCTCGACGTCATGGCCAACAGCCTCGTCTACTGGACGCAGGACCTGGTGCGCGAGGGCCTGATGGGCGAGGGCGGGCGCATCTTCGCCATGACGAGCTCGGGCGGCCACCGCGTGTGGCCCACCTACGGGGCCGTCTCGGCCGCCAAGGCGGCCCTCGAGAGCCACATCCGCCAGCTCGCCTTCGAGCTCGCCTCCAAGGGCATCTCGGCGAACAGCGTCCAGGCCGGGGTCACCGACACCCCGGCGCTGCGCAAGATCCCGGGCAACGAGGAGATGCTCGAGCTGGCGCAGCGCATGAACCCCCACAAGCGCCTCACCACGCCCGGGGTGGTGGCGGACGCCATCGCCTGCTTCTCCCGCCCGGGCACGCGGTGGATGACGGGCAACGTCATCCGCGTGGACGGCGGCGAGGACATCGCGGGGTAG